The Burkholderiales bacterium genome has a segment encoding these proteins:
- a CDS encoding MFS transporter: MVPTEQVLKDAAAFRTMIPARLDRLPWSRFHRLIVVALGITWILDGLEVTIKGAISGVLQEPQVMNFSAPEIGLIASGYLTGAVLGSLLFGVLTDRFGRQKLFFITLSVYLGGVLLTAFSWNLWSFFLFRLITGAGIGGEYAAVNSAIDELIPAEYRGRVDLIVNGSYWIGAALGAASTVFLLDPNLFAPNVGWRVAFGGGAFLGLFILFLRRYIPESPRWLVTHGQPEAGERIVREIENRIERQTGKKLKEPSGDFLTIHPHKSFGLRLIARTMLRKYPKRFILGLTLMISQAFLYNAMFFTYALVLIRFYGVESGRTGIYLLPFALGNFAGPLLLGRFFDTIGRRPMVTGTYAVSGFLLILTGILFDHQLLSAASQTILWTIIFFFASAAASSAYLTVSEIFPLEMRALAIAFFYSLGTAVGGIAAPWVFGVLIGSGSRDAVFYGYFVAAILMLAAAAAEVVFGVKAERVGLEKLATPLSSSE; this comes from the coding sequence TTGGTTCCCACCGAGCAAGTACTTAAGGATGCGGCTGCCTTCAGGACAATGATCCCAGCCCGGCTGGACCGGCTGCCGTGGAGCCGCTTCCACAGGCTCATAGTGGTCGCGCTGGGAATCACGTGGATTCTCGATGGTCTCGAGGTCACAATCAAGGGCGCGATCAGCGGTGTACTCCAGGAACCGCAAGTGATGAATTTCAGCGCTCCTGAGATTGGGCTTATTGCTTCGGGGTACCTGACCGGCGCTGTCCTGGGTTCGTTACTCTTTGGCGTGTTGACCGACCGGTTCGGCCGCCAGAAACTTTTTTTTATTACATTGAGCGTATACCTCGGTGGAGTTCTCCTAACCGCGTTTTCCTGGAATTTGTGGAGTTTCTTTCTGTTTCGTTTGATTACCGGAGCTGGCATAGGCGGAGAATACGCTGCGGTCAACTCTGCAATCGATGAGCTCATACCGGCGGAGTATCGCGGCCGGGTCGATCTCATCGTAAACGGAAGTTACTGGATTGGCGCGGCCTTGGGCGCCGCGTCCACTGTTTTTCTACTTGATCCGAATCTCTTTGCACCAAACGTAGGCTGGAGAGTCGCGTTCGGAGGCGGGGCATTTCTCGGCCTCTTTATTCTTTTTCTCAGGAGATACATTCCCGAGAGTCCCCGGTGGCTAGTCACCCATGGACAGCCAGAAGCGGGCGAACGAATTGTGCGCGAGATTGAAAACCGCATTGAGCGACAAACCGGCAAGAAACTCAAAGAGCCGTCAGGCGACTTCCTGACAATTCATCCTCACAAGAGCTTTGGATTGCGCCTCATCGCGCGAACTATGCTTCGGAAATACCCGAAACGTTTCATCCTGGGGCTTACCCTCATGATTTCACAGGCATTCCTATACAACGCCATGTTCTTCACTTACGCGCTCGTGCTGATCCGATTTTACGGTGTCGAATCCGGGCGTACGGGGATTTATCTGCTCCCGTTCGCGCTGGGAAATTTCGCCGGGCCACTTCTTTTAGGACGTTTTTTCGATACGATCGGCCGCAGGCCGATGGTGACCGGCACCTACGCAGTTTCTGGATTTTTATTGATCCTGACGGGAATTCTTTTTGACCATCAGCTGCTCTCCGCGGCCAGCCAAACAATCCTGTGGACGATTATTTTCTTCTTTGCTTCGGCAGCGGCAAGCTCCGCATATCTTACGGTGAGTGAAATATTTCCTCTGGAGATGCGCGCTCTTGCCATTGCTTTCTTTTATTCGCTTGGCACGGCGGTAGGGGGCATTGCTGCACCGTGGGTTTTTGGCGTCCTGATCGGGTCCGGGTCGCGAGATGCAGTCTTCTACGGATATTTCGTCGCAGCTATTTTGATGTTGGCCGCAGCGGCGGCAGAGGTAGTCTTTGGTGTAAAAGCGGAAAGAGTTGGACTGGAAAAACTCGCGACCCCGCTTTCTTCGAGCGAATAG